GGTCCCGGGATGTTTAAACTGATGGTAGAGTCAACCATCagcatttatttctgtgtttacagTCTTCTTATTCTATTTTACTGGGCTCTTAGTTTTTGCTTGCCtgcctaccttccttccttccttccttccttccttccttccttccttccttccttccttccttccttccttccatgtaCTTTGCCCCTTTCTTTAAGGCAAATTAGCATGTAATGTGCAACCCAATCTCTCTGGCACTTAAGGAAGACCCCAAACCCCACTCCCTTTCTTCCCCTACCCCAAGAATTCACTACCCCTGGTTCAATTTCAGCTGAACCCGGAAACCTGTGATGTGACATGAAGGCTGAGAATTCCCAGAAATGTTAATACTTTTGGTCTTAGAAACTaaccaactaaaaaaaaatcccttgccAGTAAGAGGTAggctacatttaaaataatttctgactGAAGGAGTCCTACGTACCGCTtgtcatatacatatgtaaagataatttaaaaccCTAGGGTATACCCTTTTCAAATGCAGAGTTTATAGTTTCCaaggggaggagggcaggggaggagtAACCAGGACCTTTCCTGCCAGTCTTCCAATCGCGATAGCTCGTTTTGGCTGTGAAtttccccccttcccctccccctcccgttAATTAAATAAACGCTGGAAGCGTGTGTTTACCGCACACGACTCGGCCCTCGGGGAACTCTTTTTCTACGTCTCTCCTACTCTTAAACTCCTCAACTCACAGAGGGTTGGAGAGCTGGCACCATGAGCTTCCAGTTCCTACGGGTGAGAAAAGAGGTGTCTGTGTGGAGGGCAGGTGCGACCCCGGGGGCTAGCAGAGAGGAGAGGCTGCGGGAGGATTCGCTGCGAAGGGCGAGGGGTGGCGCTGGGTGGGACGGGCGCCTGGGGCCGTGCAGGGTGGCTCCTGGGTGCTGCCCGGGCTGCCTGTCGCCCAGTACTGGCGCAGGAAGACGGGTCCGCGCAGCGTCTGCCAACAGTGGCCTGCTCCACGCCTGGAGGCGACCAAGTTCTGAGTTAAAGCCGCCGGGCTTAGCCTGGAAGTGTATGGCGACCCAGGACACGGAGCGGAGAAGGCCTCAGGGGACACGAGGCTACCGCCTTAGTCCTCGGGCCTGCGCTCCGAGCGGTTAGGGTGCGTACGGATGGGCTCCGGGATGTTAGTGGAGAGGTGACAGGAGTCTACCATCCCACGGCCAAGCGTGTGAGGCCTCCGGCGGACGGGGGTCCCCcccggggcagggcagggggagaGTCAGGCATGTCTCTAACGGGCTCCCTAGTAGAACCGCTAGGAAAGTGGCCTTCAACCCTAGGCACCTTTGTGGCTTTCAGGTAGTTGGGCGACTAAAAATTCACTTTTGCCTGCTGTGAAATGGGACAGGTGGTTGTCAGGTTAGAGACTGTGCCCACGAAGTCTCGTTTGGCGGGCCGGGCATGACGCGGACCCGGGCCCTCCTCGGAAGCTTGGGAACCTGTGAGCCCCTCAGCTCCTCGCCTCACTTTGCCTGTTTGAAAAAAGGAGTTGTTTGCGAGGAAGAGTTAAGGCTCAAAAGGTTCTAAACGAAGAGCATGCGGCCTGACGCGGAGCGCAAAGAAGCGAGCAGTGAACTGAATCTGGTGGGACTGAGACCAGAGGCGTCTGTATGCGGCGGCCGCTTCGCGCCCTATTAAAGCAATCTGTTATTTACGATAatcatttttgtaattattttggagTGGCTGTGACTTGATGTCTGTGGTGCCCCAGGGCGTGCCCTTACTGGACATAGATAGTTCAGGGTGCCCTTTGACGCCAGTGTCGGTCCAGTGGGTGCCAGTGTCGCGAAGGGAGGGTGGCGGGCGTGAATGCCCCCTCCTCCTGGGTTTGCCGCAGGCCCCGGCCTTTCCACCTCGCTTGATCCTGGCGGGTCTGCCACTTACTGAGGTCCCTACCGGCGCTCACGTGTCCCGAGAGGCGGGACAAACGTCCGGCGCGTGGCGCGGAGTCTGCGAAAGCGCTCGGGGGCCTCCATCTTCTGCTCGGGAGTCCCCTCCCTGGGGCGGGAAGAGGAGTCGCAGATCTGCCCGAATCTTGCTCTACCCGCCTGGCCGCCTTCTTCcgtctggggtgggggcaggggtggcgGATGACTCAGGCCTGGGGCCGGGAGCCCTGTTTCCAAAGGCACCACCTCGCGCCTCTTTGGAAGTGGCGCGCTGTTAGGGCGCTCCCGTTGTTGCAGAGGCCTGGTTTGCGGTTTCATAGGGGCGTGGGTCCAGGGCTTCCAGGGAGTAAGTGAGTTTAGGCTCCCTAGGGGGCGGTAGAGGGGAACCCCCTACAACCTTCCATCCTCTTCTCCAGGCGGCTGCGAGGCCTCCGGGGTTCCAAAGGGGTCCCCTTCTGCCGGCGCCGGCTGTCTTGAGCGCGGCCACGCAGTCCGCGTCTTCACGTGGGCAAGGGGCGGGGACGTTGGAGGGAGGCTGTCCTGGATGCTGGAGCCTTCGGTTCCCGGCTCTGCTGAGCAGAAAAGTTGAAGTCAAGGAAGGGTTGAGCCTTCCTCACAAGGGCGCGCGCGTGCCTGGGTGCCGGCCCAGAAGCCGAGAATGTGCGTATTCGGGAAGGGTCTCCCGTGCCGAGAAGACAGAGGATTTGTTCTAGCTGCCTTCCGTACACAGGGCGCGGAGGTTGCGCTCCAGTTCGAACGCTTACCCACTGGAAAGGGGGCAGCGCCGGGGTCCAGGGAAGCTCCTTGGGAATGAATGGCCTTTGCCAAGCGGTTCCGGATCCCCTCTGGGTCCTTTGGGCCCACGGCACGGTGCTGCGCGAGCCCTCAGTGCCCATCGGCTCCCTTCGCCTCCTGCGTAGACGCTCCCAGGCGGGGAGGCATATCCGTTCCTCCGGGCAGCTTTGGCTAGTGTTGCTGTGGGAAAGGAGAGCCAGGGCCTGGGATGGGGGATGAGCACCTTCTTGCCCATTCCGGGCCCCAGCGTGCAGGAGGTAAACTTGCCAGCACAGACGAGACAGCTTGTTCAAGCTGCGCCTCAGGCCGGGTCAGAGAATAAAACCGAGGGCTAGAAGGCCCAGAATGTCGGACAGCCCAGCGGCACCCGTCAGGGAGTCCCAGGCGCCCGAAGGAGGCGCCGCACCTCTGGCGAGTCTAGGACCCATCTTCCTGGACCTGTGCTCTGGAGTGCCTGCGGGCCTGGGTCTAATTTCTGCTTCTGGCAGGTGTCCCCCTCCCCCGCCGCTAATACCAGGAGCGCTGCTTCTGCGGTAACTTATTTTACCCCCAGAAGCCTGTTTTGGGACCGAAGTGTCAGGATCCTGTGTGTCTTTTTATGCACTGTTCTCCTTAGTGCAAAGCCCTGCAGATATGCTTGGCCGAAAAGTCTCAGTGGTTTCAACTTCCAGATTTTGTTCTCGCGTCCGGTCGGAAAATCACCTGGGATTTGGCTGCTGTCTAAGGCCGGGGGAAAGTTTCCCCTGGAGGacgcctattattattattttcttttaggccCACCTGGGTCTAAATAAATGCTAAAATTCAAACGAACCCGAGAAGGAACAGCGAGGCAGTGGATGCCGCCATTCTGTGGATGGGAGAGTCCTGTCTACTCCAGGTGCGGACACCGTACTGATAGGCATTGATTATTGCAAAATCGTATTCAGTATCAAATAGAAATAGTCTTCTCCTCTAATCCCCACAGAATGTTTAAATCCAGCCCAGGGAGCCAGTTGGGGCGTCCCAACAAATACGCCCTCGAGAATTAGCGATGTTCCCCTTACAATGAAAGTCAATTGCTGCATAATAACTGGGCCAAAGAATTTCgttagtttaaattttaaaaattagtattgcACTTTGCTTTCAAGTTTGGGTGGCAAGTACCGAAGGGGAGAGGGAAGCAGCGTTTGTGTGGAAGTTTCGTTTTCTGTCTAAACATGTGGGACCTGGGTGTCTACTTCTCCAGTCGAGAGCTCTCTGCACGCTCTCCCCCGCTTCCTGCACCTCCTCACCCTCACCTTACCCGTGGCGCTCGGGTTTTATTCCTGCCCGGCGCTTCTTTCCCAGGGCGAGTAGAGGCTTCTGAGTGACCGGCCCGCCAGAGGCAGCTGCAGAGCCGGCGTTccgcagggcagggcagggccgggCCGCTGGGCTGGTCCAGTGCACGCGGGTTCCCCCTGGCCTCAGCCAGCCGCGGGAGATGCCACTTCGGGCGACAGCGGCGAGACGCCGCTGTCCGCAACTCCTGGGCGGGTAGGACCGTCTGCTGCCTCTGCGGCCCTTGGGGCAGACTCCCCAGGAGTCCGTTTCTCTCCTCCCGGCCGGGGGCCGGGACCGCGCTGTGCCCACGGAGGGAACTGGGCGTCTCTGGCGCACTGGGGCTCCAGCTGCATGATCCCAGCTCAGACCTTAAGCCTCAGTGGGGTGTAGGTGGGATGGGATGTGTTTTTAGGAGATGAGACCCCGGTTGTTGAGTCGCTCCCCAAATACGCAGTTTCTTAACTCCAGGTGACATCCGTTTTTTGGAGGAACGAGTGAAGGCCGTTTAGGCGAAAGAGGGGTGGGTTTCAGTATTTGGATCCCTTCCCCCAGCTCTGCCAATCTCAGGTGTGTTTACGGTGGAGGTGACAGAAGGAAGGCGCGTCGGGGGACCCAGGCCTCGCAGGTCTTCGGCTGTCAACGAGGCACCGCCCACTGACTCCGCTCTTCGTCCCTCACAGCGTGGGGCTCGGCGCTGCGCCAGGCCCGGGTGCGGGGCGGAGCTAGGCTGGGACTGGCTGGGGGCCGCCCCGCCCGGCGCCTGGGCCTCCGCGCCGGCCCCCGGGGAGGAGTTATGATAATTTCTTTCTCATTAAGGCGCTCGGGTCCCCCGGCTATCGCCAGGACACACAGTTCGGGCGCGGCTTTCCCCGTTCGCGGCAGCGGTCCTGACACTCGCGGCGGCAGCATCTACGCTCGCAGAGCCGCCGATGCGCGTCCAGTGACCCGGACAGCAAGGCCCGCgcgcggcgggggcggcggcAGACGCCTGGTCACCGTGACCCCGATTTTGGATTTACCGCTTGGGGGCTGGGGGGATCCTGGATTTAACTGGCGACTGTTTTGGGGGACGCCGGACGCCATGTTGTGGAAAATAACCGATAATGTCAAGTACGAAGAGGACTGCGAGGTGAGCTGGGGCTCCGGGGTGCAGCCCCGCCCCGCCGAGGACAGTCCGGGAGGCAGGGGCCACTGGACCGAGGTCGGGGACGAGGGCACAGGAGCCCTGGCCTCTCGGTGGGACGGGATCCACTTCTCCGGACACCCCTTAGTCCATTTCTGCGGGGCCCCTTTCCTGTATAGGGCCTTTTCCTAAATAGCCTCCCCTCGGGAACGAGGCCTGGAAAGAGAATGGCAAATCCCACCCACACAGCTTACCGGGCGCTTTCCTAAGCGGCAAACAGCCCTGCTTCCCGTTTTTCTCGGAAAAGTGCCCCGTCTGCAACCCTCAGACGTGGCTTTTACGCACGAAGTCTCCGTCCAAAGGGGTCAGATGAGGCTACCTGCTAGCGACACCTTGGCGGATACTCCTCCAAGGCCGGCTTGTCACCTGCCCCGCTACCTCCTCGGGGAAGCACGAAAACAACCGAAGTTTGGCTTTCAAAAGAAGTGGGGGCTGGGGAGTGGGGCGGGGGGTGCCCGAGGCCAGATGGGGCCGTAAGCGCTCGCGAGTGCTCCAGCCTGTCGGACAGGTTGAGCTAGAGTTTCGGagagtgggagggaaggaggcgGCGAgcgggaagaggaagaagacgcAGGCAGCGCTAGGCGAGCTCCGGGGCGCCGGGAGCGCGGAGCTCGGGCCACGGACTCGCGGGAGTTCACTGCGCCTCCGGGCCCTGGAGGGCTGCCCCTGCCCGCAGGCCCGGGCGCTTCCGCCAGGAGGCGACAGCGCCATGTTCCTCCAGGTTCCTGGCGCCCCGAGACCCCTGGGCAGATGGGGACGCATCCTTTAGAAACTAAGTCGGGCCGCCCAGGGGCGAGGGAACGTGCGCGGGCAAGGCTGCCCAATTTCCAGGGTCCTTCATGCCGCCTCTGCGCCCCGACGTGCGAGAACACTGCCCTTGGCAGTGCAGGGCGCCCCCACTTACTACTCCCCCCGGCTGGGCCCGGCCAGCAGGGAGGGCCGCCCTGTGCGCGCCCTCCCTCTTCACTCCCCAGGGCGGCGCAGGGTGGCGGGCCCTGCTTTGCGAGCGCCGCCCTCTCGGAGGTCTTTGTCCCGAGGGCGTGGAAGGGAGGGTCCCGGGGGCGGGGGAGGTGCGCATTTCCCGCGCCGCGCACTCTATCCGCGCCTGCCGCGCTGCCACCTCCAGCAGTACCTGCGTCATGGGCGGGCTCCACGAGATCGCTCTGCACCGGGCGTCCGGCTTCTTCGCCCCGGGCTCCGGCTCCTTCGCCCCGGGCTCCGGCCCCGGGCTTTTCTGGCCCAAGACCCAGGGTTCGGACTTGGCGCCTCCAAGCGCCTCGGGCTTGGGAGCAGCGCCTAGACCTTCGCTGCCGGGCTTTGAGAACTCGTTCCCCCAGGTCTTTCACCAGACTCTCCTCCCTCCCCGCACTCTCtgcttacaacgaaatcctcgGGGCGCATTGCCCCCGGGTACCTTCCGACCCTGGGCAAGCCCCGCCGGGCCGGGTGGGGTTGGTCTCCTGGGGCCCTCCGCGTAGCCCGGCGATGCCGGCCAGTTCGCAGTAGCGGGGTTTCGCACTAACGGggtctcctgttttttttttccctccaggaTCGCCACGACGGGAGCAGCAATGGGAATCCGCGAGTCCCCCACCTCTCCTCCGCCGGGCAGCACCTCTACAGCCCCGCGCCACCCCTCTCCCACACTGGAGTCGCCGAATATCAGCCGCCACCCTACTTTCCCCCTCCCTACCAGCAGCTGGCCTACTCCCAGTCGGCCGACCCCTACTCGCATCTGGGGGAAGCGTACGCCGCCGCCATCAACCCCCTGCACCAGCCGGCGCCCACAGGCAGCCAGCAGCAGGCCTGGCCGGGCCGCCAGAGCCAGGAGGGAGCGGGGCTGCCCTCGCACCACGGGCGCCCTGCCGGCCTGCTGCCCCACCTCTCCGGGCTGGAGGCGGGCGCGGTGAGCGCCCGCAGGGATGCCTACCGCCGCTCCGACCTGCTGCTGCCCCACGCACACGCCCTGGATGCCGCGGGCCTGGCCGAGAACCTGGGGCTCCACGACATGCCTCACCAGATGGACGAGGTGCAGGTGAGCGGCGCTGCGGCTCCTGGCCGGACCTGTTCGCCCTACGGCCTTCTGCCCCAACCCCGCACTCCTCTAGGCTCCCCCGAACTTAAGGGAATTTTGTCCTCTCTCCCCCAGAATGTCGACGACCAGCACCTGTTGCTGCACGATCAGACAGTCATTCGCAAAGGTAAATAGCAAGGTGGCATCGTCTTCCTCTGGTCACACGATCTGGGCTTGTGAAGTTGACTGGCAAGGTTGGGGGTATTTGGTGGCCAGCGTGGGACATTTGTGGTAGAAGGGACTGAAAGGGATTCATGGAAGCTAGATTTTAGGAGTGACAGAAGGGGATTTCCCTCCGACCTCCTAGGCGCTGTCTCTTCATCTCCGGAGTTGTTACTGCCTAGTTTTTTGGCAGTATGGAAAACCTCCTTAATTCTGACCTGCAAGAAAAGTTTTGAAGCAATTTGGCCTACCAAATGAATACCTCTAAAAGGAACAGAGCTTGGAATGATCTGTCAGAGGGAGAGTTTTGcaggatggggaggaggggatTTGGCAAATTGGATTACTTGGTGAGTGAGTGGTTTATGAAATTAAGTTACTTAACTGACAGGATTACCAGGGTTACCATTTTGACTGTTTTGGGAAATAGAGTAGGCCTAAATTGAAGGTAGTTTCAGTCTGTTAGTTGAACTGCTTAAATGGATTGAGGATGGAGGAAAAATGGATTTTAAGGAAAAACTCAGAAAAGACTACAAATTTTCAGTAAACTTAGAACGTATTAGTTTGGATGATTAAATTTACTGTGATCAACTGCACTGAAAAATTTTGGAAAGAATCTTAATGTGTCCTATGATTTTGGTTGTTCTTGAGTGGGGAAAAAACTCACCGTTTATTTAGTATTGAAGCAGTCTTCTGAAAACAAATGTTCTAATTAAATAGTTTTCAGCAgctgctaggaaaaaaaaaaaaaaaaagaaaccctccaAGCTTTGGATCTTCACTAATTAACTTCCCAAGGTGTTAACTTGTGAATTTCAGATTAGATTTGTCTCTGAAGTAGggggcttttttaaaaagtcagccatggccaggtgcagtggctgacacctctaatcccagcactttgggaggccaaggtgggcagatcacttgaggtcaggagtttgagaccagcctggctaacatggtgaaactccatctctactaaaaatacaaaaaattagctggatgtagtggtgggcacctgctggagaatcacttgagcccgcaggctgaggctgcagtgagcagagatcacaccactgcactccagcctgggccacagagtgagactcttatttatttatttttttaaataaagtcagCCTGCAGTTGATCGTGGGGTGTGCAACGATGCTTGTCTAAAGATCACTTTCAGCTTTGGTTAATGGTTTTGAAAAGGTCTCTTTAGCTCAGAGAGAGCTCTTGTGACTGCCAGCTCTGACCTTCATTCACAGGTCCCATTTCCATGACCAAGAACCCTCTGAACCTCCCCTGTCAGAAGGAGCTGGTGGGGGCCGTAATGAACCCCACTGAGGTCTTCTGCTCAGTCCCTGGAAGATTGTCACTCCTCAGCTCTACGTCTAAATACAAAGTGACAGTGGCTGAAGTACAGAGGCGACTGTCCCCACCTGAATGCTTAAATGCCTCATTACTGGGAGGTGTTCTCAGAAGGTACTTGGGGCACAATTCTAGGCATAGTGGTTGGGTAGTTGAAGGTGAGTGTATCAGAGGCCCAGGaggtatttttaacatttatgtgACTTTATGCCTAACACTGAATTCTAATCGGGTTAGAGTTTTAGTACATTTCTTCTCCTTTAGAAAGTGCCAAATGTGGGAGGAAGTGCTAAAACGACGCTCACAAATTCTCACTTGGTTAGAATTTGATCCCATGTATGAAGTGATAGCATCTGTATtgaggggaggtggggggagcaCCCTGGGTTTGTTCCCCAGGGAGTTTTTGTGGGGCCATTGTAGTTTCACAAGTGAAAATTTATCTGCTCCCATACAATTTGAAATATTCTGTGATGCAGAGTTTGATGCTAGGAAAAATTGATTTCGTATCTTACGGGGACTAACTAAAAGAGGACCCTGCTATCACTTTTCATTATGGTTCACGTGATGTAGATAGTCTTTGATGGATTTCAGCTTTGACAGCAGCACTTTAGgagtttagaatttttaaaatgtgtgtgtgtgtgtttttgtttttgagagtagCCAgagtcaatttttctttttcttagagccAAATCGAAAAATGGAGGCCGGTCCTTGCGGGAGAAGTTGGACAAGATTGGGTTGAATCTTCCGGCTGGGAGACGGAAAGCCGCTCATGTGACTCTCCTGACATCCTTAGTAGAAGGTcagtggggttttgtttttggttcgtGATGTTTTTAATTTGTGCCTGTGTCTTTAATACTTCTTgcagaaaaattggaaaacaacTCTTAAAACTTGGTTGCAAGTAGAGATGAAAGCAATTGGAATTGTTCTCTAAGTTTATTGGAATGAATCACAGTTAATTTTATCGAATAAGTTAACATTTAAGTATCTGGTTGCTCAGGTAGGCTCTTCTGTATTCCCCAGAGAATCAATGTTGGAAAGAAACTGGTTTTCCTAACCTAAGAAATCACACTCTAGGGGTGTTGGCATTTCCTGTTAAATGAACCAGTTTTTTTGAAAGATAACAGCTGATCATTTGGTACACCTTGAATAAAAGCTGGTTACTTACTGGTGAGCAGAAGTACTGCTTCTGTTTTTTGTAGCTGTGGGTTATTTTGTAGCTGGGG
This window of the Gorilla gorilla gorilla isolate KB3781 chromosome 21, NHGRI_mGorGor1-v2.1_pri, whole genome shotgun sequence genome carries:
- the TFAP2C gene encoding transcription factor AP-2 gamma isoform X2, which gives rise to MIISFSLRRSGPPAIARTHSSGAAFPVRGSGPDTRGGSIYARRAADARPVTRTARPARGGGGGRRLVTVTPILDLPLGGWGDPGFNWRLFWGTPDAMLWKITDNVKYEEDCEDRHDGSSNGNPRVPHLSSAGQHLYSPAPPLSHTGVAEYQPPPYFPPPYQQLAYSQSADPYSHLGEAYAAAINPLHQPAPTGSQQQAWPGRQSQEGAGLPSHHGRPAGLLPHLSGLEAGAVSARRDAYRRSDLLLPHAHALDAAGLAENLGLHDMPHQMDEVQNVDDQHLLLHDQTVIRKGPISMTKNPLNLPCQKELVGAVMNPTEVFCSVPGRLSLLSSTSKYKVTVAEVQRRLSPPECLNASLLGGVLRRAKSKNGGRSLREKLDKIGLNLPAGRRKAAHVTLLTSLVEGEAVHLARDFAYVCEAEFPSKPVAEYLTRPHLGGRNEMAARKNMLLAAQQLCKEFTELLSQDRTPHGTSRLAPVLETNIQNCLSHFSLITHGFGSQAICAAVSALQNYIKEALIVIDKSYMNPGDQSPADSNKTLEKMEKHRK
- the TFAP2C gene encoding transcription factor AP-2 gamma isoform X1 codes for the protein MPPLRPDVREHCPWQCRAPPLTTPPGWARPAGRAALCAPSLFTPQGGAGWRALLCERRPLGGLCPEGVEGRVPGAGEVRISRAAHSIRACRAATSSSTCVMGGLHEIALHRASGFFAPGSGSFAPGSGPGLFWPKTQGSDLAPPSASGLGAAPRPSLPGFENSFPQDRHDGSSNGNPRVPHLSSAGQHLYSPAPPLSHTGVAEYQPPPYFPPPYQQLAYSQSADPYSHLGEAYAAAINPLHQPAPTGSQQQAWPGRQSQEGAGLPSHHGRPAGLLPHLSGLEAGAVSARRDAYRRSDLLLPHAHALDAAGLAENLGLHDMPHQMDEVQNVDDQHLLLHDQTVIRKGPISMTKNPLNLPCQKELVGAVMNPTEVFCSVPGRLSLLSSTSKYKVTVAEVQRRLSPPECLNASLLGGVLRRAKSKNGGRSLREKLDKIGLNLPAGRRKAAHVTLLTSLVEGEAVHLARDFAYVCEAEFPSKPVAEYLTRPHLGGRNEMAARKNMLLAAQQLCKEFTELLSQDRTPHGTSRLAPVLETNIQNCLSHFSLITHGFGSQAICAAVSALQNYIKEALIVIDKSYMNPGDQSPADSNKTLEKMEKHRK
- the TFAP2C gene encoding transcription factor AP-2 gamma isoform X4, with product MFLQDRHDGSSNGNPRVPHLSSAGQHLYSPAPPLSHTGVAEYQPPPYFPPPYQQLAYSQSADPYSHLGEAYAAAINPLHQPAPTGSQQQAWPGRQSQEGAGLPSHHGRPAGLLPHLSGLEAGAVSARRDAYRRSDLLLPHAHALDAAGLAENLGLHDMPHQMDEVQNVDDQHLLLHDQTVIRKGPISMTKNPLNLPCQKELVGAVMNPTEVFCSVPGRLSLLSSTSKYKVTVAEVQRRLSPPECLNASLLGGVLRRAKSKNGGRSLREKLDKIGLNLPAGRRKAAHVTLLTSLVEGEAVHLARDFAYVCEAEFPSKPVAEYLTRPHLGGRNEMAARKNMLLAAQQLCKEFTELLSQDRTPHGTSRLAPVLETNIQNCLSHFSLITHGFGSQAICAAVSALQNYIKEALIVIDKSYMNPGDQSPADSNKTLEKMEKHRK
- the TFAP2C gene encoding transcription factor AP-2 gamma isoform X3 — translated: MSFQFLRDRHDGSSNGNPRVPHLSSAGQHLYSPAPPLSHTGVAEYQPPPYFPPPYQQLAYSQSADPYSHLGEAYAAAINPLHQPAPTGSQQQAWPGRQSQEGAGLPSHHGRPAGLLPHLSGLEAGAVSARRDAYRRSDLLLPHAHALDAAGLAENLGLHDMPHQMDEVQNVDDQHLLLHDQTVIRKGPISMTKNPLNLPCQKELVGAVMNPTEVFCSVPGRLSLLSSTSKYKVTVAEVQRRLSPPECLNASLLGGVLRRAKSKNGGRSLREKLDKIGLNLPAGRRKAAHVTLLTSLVEGEAVHLARDFAYVCEAEFPSKPVAEYLTRPHLGGRNEMAARKNMLLAAQQLCKEFTELLSQDRTPHGTSRLAPVLETNIQNCLSHFSLITHGFGSQAICAAVSALQNYIKEALIVIDKSYMNPGDQSPADSNKTLEKMEKHRK